The Actinomyces lilanjuaniae genome segment GCCACCCCTCAATGTAGGTGGCCGGGACGACGTCGCCTTCCAGGAGGGCGTGGACCCCGCCGCCAGCGAAGACGACGACGAGAACCGCCATCATGGCTGAGGTCACCAGGAAGAAGGGGCGCAGGGGGATGCGCACCGAGGTGAAGCGGATGAGCAGGAAGATCGCCACCAGTGCTGCGGCCCCTGCGGCAAAGCCCTGCCAGACGCTGGCACTGCCACCGGGATCGAGGGCCAGGAGCGCCTGGTAGAACATGACCGTCTCCGCTCCCTCCCGGAATACGGCTAGGAAGCTCAGGGAGGCCAGCGCCCACACACCCCCCTGGGAGACTGACGCCTCAGTGCGGTCCTTGATGTACCTGTTCCACGACTCCACCGAGGACTTCGACAGCATCCAGCTGGATGTGAACAGGAGCATGACCATGGCGGCCAAGGCCACCACGCCCTCCAGGACCTCCTGGTGGGCAGAGGCGGAGTTGAACAGGACCGAGAAGAGCAGCGCGACCACACCCGAGGCTGCTAGCCCCAGTGCCACCCCCAGGTAGATGTAGCGCACACGGTTCCTCATCCCGGCCTTGACCAGGTAGGCGATGACCGCCGCGACCACGAGGATCGCCTCCAGGCCTTCACGTAGCAGGATGAGGAAGGCCTGGCCGAAGGACCCGCTGAGGAAGGCCCGCACAGGGCTGATCTCGCCCGCGCCGCCGTCCAGGGCGGCGGCGTCCTCGGCCAGCATGGTGGTCAGCAGCCGCGCCTGCTCGGCGATATTCCCCGTGTCGCCAGTCGAGTCCTGCGCCACCATGGCCTTGCGGACCACCTTGAACTGGTTCTCCACCTCGGAGACACGACTGCCTGAGATCGCCGCCATCACGGTCTTCTCAAAGCCCAGCTTCTCGTAGTAGCCGTAGTAGGCGTCGTTGACCAGGGCGGCCCCCGCCTCGCCGTCCCCGGCCTGGGCCTCCTCCACGCCCTGGTTGATGAGCTCAGTCATCTCCTGGGCCACCACGGTCCAGGTACGGTCCCCGCGTCCCTCGTTGACGCTGGTTCTGCTGGCCTGGATCTCGGCGCGCTGGGAGGCGATCACGGCAGCCTGCTCCTGGGCGTAGTCTCGGGGACCCGCCAGGTCGGCGGTGGCGTCGAGCTGGGTGGCGGCCTCAGTAACCTCCTGACTCAGCCCGGCGACACCCTCGCTGAGGACCTGGTCGTTGCCCAGGGAGTAGGCGGCGGTCCGCAGCGCGTCAAACTTCTCCCTGTGGTCCTCGGCCACGTCCTCCCCGAGGGTCTCGGAGACGGCCGCTGACATGTTGGAGGCCTTGTAGGAGGAGTGGTAGGCGCTCTGGAAGCCGGAGGCGGCGCCGGCGGTGTCCCCGTCCTCGTACTTGGTGAGCGCCGAGTGCAGGCGCTCGTCCA includes the following:
- a CDS encoding FTR1 family iron permease — translated: MLSAPAARTGPVVAASLLLVVLVLSPVVFVAGALSPARASDSDTDHDTWGQAAAVVDERLHSALTKYEDGDTAGAASGFQSAYHSSYKASNMSAAVSETLGEDVAEDHREKFDALRTAAYSLGNDQVLSEGVAGLSQEVTEAATQLDATADLAGPRDYAQEQAAVIASQRAEIQASRTSVNEGRGDRTWTVVAQEMTELINQGVEEAQAGDGEAGAALVNDAYYGYYEKLGFEKTVMAAISGSRVSEVENQFKVVRKAMVAQDSTGDTGNIAEQARLLTTMLAEDAAALDGGAGEISPVRAFLSGSFGQAFLILLREGLEAILVVAAVIAYLVKAGMRNRVRYIYLGVALGLAASGVVALLFSVLFNSASAHQEVLEGVVALAAMVMLLFTSSWMLSKSSVESWNRYIKDRTEASVSQGGVWALASLSFLAVFREGAETVMFYQALLALDPGGSASVWQGFAAGAAALVAIFLLIRFTSVRIPLRPFFLVTSAMMAVLVVVFAGGGVHALLEGDVVPATYIEGWPTYDYLGVYPYVETLAAQAAMAVVVVGLALVSAVRRRRAAVEAQPESSRQEAEAVDRHGAYDSRDSETPQGAEAAEAAEAAQDVEEGTGTAQT